A single Aestuariibius sp. HNIBRBA575 DNA region contains:
- a CDS encoding tripartite tricarboxylate transporter permease, whose protein sequence is MEILSLLFDGFAVALTPQNLFLAVVGCFLGTLMGALPGLGPANGVAILIPIAFSMGLGPTASLILLVSVYYGAMYGGRISSILLNIPGDEPAMMTCLDGYPMAQQGKAGEALSLSGVASFVGAFFATCGLVLLAPQLVKIALLFGPAEYFVLFTVAFATLGGISSTNQAKSAFAAALGLGIAMIGSDSQTGSQRFTFDHIHLYDGIDFLIAIVGLFALSEVFIFLEHHRGGAVASASTTKVGRIMPDFGMIKRCIPSMARGTGLGFFAGVLPGAGASLGSFLAYSLEKQSVDREGKTFGKGDPRGVAAPEAGNNAASGGALVPMLALGVPGSGTTAVLLAVLLQLNITPGPLLFTKNPDIVWGLIAALFLANFILLAMNIPLVGIFTRVLMIPTRILMPIVAMISFVGIYSITGSSFDVMLMVGFGIAGWVLRKLDVSLVPVILGILLGNQMEVNLRRAMTISDGDWLVLVGSPLAIVLWVIAITGFVLPMLMGRRMKKRMHAARNEEEFVGD, encoded by the coding sequence ATGGAAATTCTATCACTACTCTTTGATGGGTTCGCGGTCGCGTTGACGCCGCAAAACCTGTTTCTCGCCGTTGTCGGGTGTTTCCTTGGAACGCTGATGGGCGCATTGCCGGGGCTTGGGCCTGCAAACGGCGTGGCGATCCTGATCCCGATTGCGTTTTCGATGGGGCTTGGACCTACCGCGTCACTCATCCTGCTGGTCAGTGTGTATTACGGCGCCATGTATGGGGGGCGGATCAGCTCGATCCTGCTCAATATTCCCGGTGATGAACCGGCGATGATGACCTGCCTTGACGGCTATCCCATGGCACAGCAGGGCAAAGCTGGCGAAGCCTTGTCTTTGTCGGGTGTTGCATCCTTTGTCGGTGCGTTCTTTGCGACCTGTGGCTTGGTTCTGCTTGCACCTCAACTGGTTAAAATCGCTTTGCTCTTTGGTCCGGCCGAATATTTCGTCCTGTTCACCGTTGCCTTTGCGACCCTTGGCGGGATTTCATCCACCAACCAGGCGAAATCTGCATTTGCGGCGGCGCTTGGGCTGGGTATTGCAATGATCGGCAGTGACTCTCAGACGGGGTCTCAGCGGTTCACCTTTGACCATATCCACCTTTATGACGGGATTGATTTCCTGATCGCGATTGTGGGTCTGTTTGCGCTGAGCGAAGTGTTCATTTTCCTTGAACATCATCGCGGCGGGGCTGTTGCATCTGCCAGCACCACCAAAGTTGGGCGCATTATGCCTGATTTCGGCATGATCAAACGCTGCATTCCTTCGATGGCACGCGGTACAGGTCTGGGCTTTTTCGCGGGTGTTTTGCCGGGCGCGGGTGCGTCTTTGGGGTCTTTCCTTGCGTATTCACTAGAAAAGCAATCGGTGGACCGCGAAGGGAAAACATTCGGCAAAGGCGATCCACGTGGTGTTGCTGCCCCCGAAGCGGGTAACAACGCGGCATCTGGTGGCGCGCTTGTTCCGATGCTGGCACTTGGTGTTCCCGGATCTGGTACAACTGCGGTTCTGCTCGCTGTTTTGTTGCAGTTGAACATTACACCCGGGCCGTTGTTGTTCACCAAAAACCCAGACATCGTTTGGGGTCTGATCGCGGCATTGTTCCTGGCGAACTTCATCCTTCTGGCGATGAACATTCCGTTGGTGGGCATCTTTACCCGCGTTCTGATGATCCCGACACGCATCCTGATGCCGATCGTTGCGATGATTTCCTTTGTCGGAATCTACAGCATCACCGGATCGTCGTTTGACGTGATGTTGATGGTTGGGTTTGGCATCGCCGGCTGGGTTCTGCGCAAGCTGGACGTTTCGCTGGTGCCGGTGATCCTTGGCATCCTGCTGGGCAACCAAATGGAAGTGAACCTGCGCCGCGCTATGACCATTTCGGATGGTGACTGGCTTGTTCTGGTTGGCAGCCCCTTGGCAATCGTCCTTTGGGTCATCGCGATCACAGGCTTTGTCCTGCCCATGCTGATGGGGCGTCGCATGAAAAAACGGATGCATGCTGCGCGCAACGAAGAAGAATTCGTCGGCGATTAA